In the genome of Pseudomonas fluorescens, the window ACGAATCGATTCAACAGGGAGTGAATACATGGAACATGCACCTTGCATCAGCCAGATCGCCACATTGCTGGCTGACCCAAAGCGCAGCGCAATGATGTGGGCCTTGATGGATGGTTCGGCGCGAACAACCGAAGAGTTGGCATTGCTGGCCAGCCTGTCACCGTCTTCGGCCAGTGCACACCTGGGACGTTTGTCCGCCGGAGGTCTGCTGAGGGTTGAAAACCGCGGCCGCAAACGCTTCTTCCGCCTGGCCGCGCCCGAGGTCGGGGCGGCAATCGAAGCACTGGCCAGCGCGACCTTCGCCAGCGCACCCCAGGATATTCCGGACGTATTCAAGCGTAATGTGCCTCTCGCCAAACCCCGGGCGGTGCGTTCGTCATTGCTGAGTGCCCGACTGTGCGACGATCACTTGGGGGGCACCCTGTCCGCCGATCTGTATCAGCGACTGCTGGAGGCAGGCTGGATCGAACACTTTGATCAGCGGGTCACGGTCACGCTCAAGGGCGCGACGGAGTTGGCGGCACGGGGCGTATTCATCCAGGCGCTGGCCCATCACAACGGCAGGGTTGCCTGCGCGTGCCCTGACTGGAGCGAAAGACGCCCGCACTTGGGCGGCTCGCTAGGCGCGGCACTGTTGCAGCTGTTCATGCAGTCGGGGTGGCTGAGCCTGCCCAACGATTCCCGAGCCTTACAGGTGACTGCCTCCGGGCAGCGCGAAATTCATCGCTTTGCCCAGGAAACCGAGTTGGAAATGGCGCTGTAGGAGCCGGCTTGCCGGCGATGGCGGCCTCCCAACCAGCATCAACATTGGAGGTGATGGCCTTATCGCTGGCAAGCCAGCTCCTACAAGGATTTGCGTTTGACTTTAGGGCTTCACCAACCGCGCATCGAGGCTGTTCTGCGC includes:
- a CDS encoding helix-turn-helix transcriptional regulator; protein product: MEHAPCISQIATLLADPKRSAMMWALMDGSARTTEELALLASLSPSSASAHLGRLSAGGLLRVENRGRKRFFRLAAPEVGAAIEALASATFASAPQDIPDVFKRNVPLAKPRAVRSSLLSARLCDDHLGGTLSADLYQRLLEAGWIEHFDQRVTVTLKGATELAARGVFIQALAHHNGRVACACPDWSERRPHLGGSLGAALLQLFMQSGWLSLPNDSRALQVTASGQREIHRFAQETELEMAL